One segment of Pandoraea pnomenusa DNA contains the following:
- a CDS encoding ABC transporter permease codes for MAAVLANSGVSRATRILRGVLIPLVVLALWQIVTGLGWINPIILPSPLAVVAKWWQYLKPTVTMAEGFGAWLQSSELLMDATHSLYRVVMGFLAGTLIALPLGLLMGTSTRVYGLFNPLVQVVRPIPPIAYIPLAILWFGLGNPPAFFLIALGAFFPVLMNTIAGVRHVDGIYLRAARNLGANQFTIFRRVIMPAATPYILSGVRIGIGTAFIVVIVAEMIAVNNGLGYRILEAREYMWSDKIIAGMLTIGLLGLVIDLGMDRLNNHLLKWHRGLETK; via the coding sequence ATGGCCGCTGTCCTTGCTAATTCAGGCGTCTCGCGCGCCACGCGAATCCTGCGTGGCGTGCTGATTCCGCTCGTGGTCCTGGCGCTCTGGCAGATCGTCACGGGCCTCGGGTGGATCAACCCGATCATTCTTCCGTCACCCCTGGCCGTGGTGGCCAAATGGTGGCAATACCTCAAACCGACCGTGACGATGGCCGAGGGCTTCGGCGCGTGGCTGCAATCGAGCGAGTTGCTCATGGACGCCACGCACAGCCTGTACCGCGTCGTCATGGGCTTTCTCGCGGGCACCCTGATCGCATTGCCGCTGGGGCTGCTCATGGGCACGAGCACGCGCGTCTACGGCTTGTTCAATCCGCTGGTGCAGGTGGTGCGGCCGATCCCGCCGATCGCCTACATTCCGCTGGCCATTCTCTGGTTCGGCCTGGGCAACCCGCCCGCGTTCTTCCTCATCGCGCTCGGGGCGTTCTTCCCGGTGCTGATGAACACGATCGCCGGCGTGCGTCATGTCGACGGCATCTACCTGCGTGCCGCGCGCAACCTCGGTGCGAACCAGTTCACGATCTTTCGCCGCGTGATCATGCCGGCGGCCACGCCTTACATTCTGTCGGGTGTTCGGATCGGCATCGGCACGGCTTTCATCGTCGTGATCGTGGCCGAGATGATCGCCGTGAACAACGGCCTGGGCTACCGCATTCTGGAAGCGCGCGAGTACATGTGGTCGGACAAGATCATCGCCGGCATGCTCACCATCGGTCTGCTCGGCCTGGTCATCGATCTGGGCATGGATCGCCTCAACAACCACCTGCTCAAGTGGCACCGTGGTCTCGAAACCAAGTGA
- a CDS encoding ABC transporter substrate-binding protein, translating into MFKQCLAAAALCAASLHAFAADDLVRLGNLKFAHYGAVSYMKVIGPKYGLKIEERMFAKGVDIMPAIVAGQIDVSASALDAAIAGRAQGAPIYAVAGFAKGGVRLVAKKGESITKVADLKGKKVGVARGGAQELILYAELAKAGLTWSDQPGKDVQIMFMAFADLNQALAAGSIDAMCQSEPQASQAINKGFGVEVLKPYDTPIGEPVRALVITEKLYKEKPDVAQRLMYAFVEATDYFIKNPQAAEKYVREDMFKNQITSQDFTDAIGNSPYSYDLSLSHVQLTTDLMKKYGVGKLQDPVPKASDWVKLDLLAKAKAKLNIK; encoded by the coding sequence ATGTTCAAGCAATGTCTTGCCGCCGCAGCGCTGTGCGCGGCCTCGCTACACGCTTTCGCCGCCGACGATCTGGTGCGTCTGGGCAACCTGAAGTTCGCTCACTACGGTGCGGTGTCGTACATGAAGGTGATCGGACCCAAGTACGGTCTGAAGATCGAGGAGCGCATGTTCGCCAAGGGCGTGGACATCATGCCGGCGATCGTGGCGGGGCAAATCGACGTGTCGGCAAGTGCGCTTGACGCCGCCATCGCGGGTCGTGCACAGGGCGCGCCGATCTATGCCGTGGCCGGCTTCGCGAAGGGCGGTGTGCGCCTCGTCGCGAAGAAGGGCGAATCGATCACCAAGGTGGCCGACCTCAAGGGCAAGAAGGTGGGCGTGGCCCGTGGCGGCGCTCAGGAACTGATTCTCTACGCCGAGCTGGCCAAGGCCGGTCTCACGTGGTCGGATCAGCCCGGCAAGGACGTGCAGATCATGTTCATGGCGTTCGCCGACCTGAACCAGGCGCTCGCCGCCGGCAGCATCGACGCCATGTGCCAGTCCGAGCCGCAAGCCTCGCAAGCCATCAACAAGGGCTTCGGTGTGGAAGTGCTCAAGCCGTACGACACGCCGATCGGCGAGCCGGTGCGCGCGCTCGTGATCACCGAGAAGCTCTACAAGGAAAAGCCGGACGTCGCCCAGCGCCTGATGTACGCGTTCGTGGAGGCGACCGACTACTTCATCAAGAATCCGCAAGCGGCCGAGAAGTACGTGCGCGAGGACATGTTCAAGAACCAGATCACGTCGCAGGATTTCACCGACGCGATCGGCAACTCGCCGTATAGCTACGACCTGAGCCTCTCGCATGTGCAGCTCACGACCGACCTCATGAAGAAGTACGGCGTGGGCAAGCTGCAGGATCCGGTGCCGAAGGCCAGCGACTGGGTCAAGCTCGACCTGCTCGCCAAGGCCAAGGCCAAGCTCAACATCAAGTAA
- a CDS encoding sigma-54-dependent transcriptional regulator: MYKNLQILFVEDDELVRRATLQSLQLAGLDAFGLASAEAARERITPDFAGIVVSDIRLIGMSGLELLAHLRQHAPEVPVILVTGHGDISMAVQAIRDGAYDFIEKPFAPDRLIESAKRALETRKLMLENQALRRELAEQGGRASRIIGRSPSIETLRTLIANVAMTDAPVLINGDTGTGKELVARSLHELSRRRDAPFVALNCGALPEAIFESEMFGHEVGAFTGAAKRRIGKLEHASGGTLFLDEIESMPAALQVKLLRVLQDGVLERLGSNQSIRVDCRIVAAAKGDMEALVRAGTFRRDLYYRLNVVTLALPPLRERREDILPLFEHFLLDAAVRYGRPAPVVSDRMRQELMQADWPGNVRELRNAADRLVLGVASAPEGDSLAPLPLKEQVERFERAVLQEALEHSKGNVAATAEALHVPKATLYEKLKRYGLQTRGQGDGSEGVR, from the coding sequence ATGTACAAGAACCTCCAGATCCTTTTTGTCGAAGACGACGAACTCGTGCGGCGCGCCACGCTGCAAAGCCTGCAACTCGCCGGCCTCGACGCCTTCGGGCTCGCATCGGCCGAGGCGGCGCGCGAGCGCATCACGCCGGACTTCGCCGGTATCGTCGTGTCCGACATTCGCCTGATCGGCATGAGCGGGCTGGAGCTGCTCGCGCACCTGCGGCAGCACGCGCCGGAAGTGCCGGTGATCCTCGTGACGGGCCATGGCGACATTTCGATGGCGGTGCAGGCCATTCGCGACGGCGCTTACGACTTCATTGAAAAGCCCTTCGCGCCGGATCGTCTGATCGAGTCGGCCAAGCGCGCGCTCGAAACCCGCAAGCTGATGCTGGAGAACCAGGCCCTGCGTCGCGAACTGGCCGAGCAGGGCGGACGGGCGTCGCGCATCATCGGCCGCAGTCCGTCGATCGAGACGCTGCGCACGCTGATTGCCAATGTGGCGATGACCGACGCGCCGGTGCTCATCAACGGCGACACCGGAACCGGCAAGGAGCTGGTGGCGCGCAGTCTGCATGAATTGTCGCGTCGACGCGATGCGCCGTTCGTCGCACTCAACTGCGGGGCGTTGCCCGAAGCCATTTTCGAGAGCGAGATGTTCGGCCACGAGGTCGGTGCGTTCACCGGTGCGGCCAAGCGTCGTATTGGCAAGCTGGAGCATGCCTCGGGCGGCACGCTGTTTCTCGACGAGATCGAGAGCATGCCCGCCGCGTTGCAGGTCAAGCTGCTGCGCGTGCTGCAGGACGGCGTGCTGGAGCGACTCGGGTCGAATCAGTCGATTCGCGTCGACTGCCGTATCGTGGCGGCCGCCAAGGGCGACATGGAGGCGCTCGTGCGCGCGGGCACGTTCCGCCGCGACCTGTACTATCGGCTGAACGTGGTCACGCTCGCCTTGCCGCCGCTGCGCGAGCGCCGCGAGGACATCCTGCCGCTGTTCGAACACTTCCTGCTCGACGCCGCCGTGCGTTACGGCCGCCCCGCGCCGGTGGTCTCGGACCGGATGCGTCAGGAGTTGATGCAGGCGGACTGGCCCGGTAACGTGCGCGAGCTTCGCAATGCGGCCGACCGTCTCGTGCTGGGGGTGGCGAGCGCGCCCGAGGGCGATTCGCTCGCACCCTTGCCGCTCAAGGAGCAGGTGGAACGCTTCGAGCGTGCGGTGCTGCAAGAAGCGCTGGAACACAGCAAGGGAAATGTGGCCGCCACGGCCGAGGCGCTGCACGTTCCCAAGGCCACGCTCTACGAAAAGCTCAAGCGCTACGGGCTGCAAACGCGCGGGCAGGGCGACGGGAGCGAGGGCGTGCGCTGA
- a CDS encoding dicarboxylate/amino acid:cation symporter: MQTQTKKPFYRILYVQVLIAIVIGVLLGHFKPDLAVQMKPLGDAFIKLIKMIIGPVIFCTVVTGIAGMEDMKKVGRVGGKALIYFEIVSTLALIIGLAATHILKPGAGFNVDINSLDPKAIAGYAAKAAHGETFVDFLLHLIPSTITDAFAKGEILQILVIAILFGAALGAIGERGRVVTNWIDSVSGVLFRVVHIITKVAPLGAFGAMAFTIGKYGIASLVPLAKLMGTFYLTAFLFVIVVLGLIAKFTGFSIFRYLAYIKEELLIVLGTSSSEAALPHLMEKMEKAGCSKSVVGLVIPTGYSFNLDGTNIYMTMAVLFIAQATNIDLTWGQQLTLLAVAMLTSKGASGVTGAGFITLAATLAVIPTIPVAGMVLILGIDRFMSECRALTNLVGNGVATIVVSAWEKELDRKKLADAMAGKQGPELA, from the coding sequence ATGCAAACCCAGACCAAGAAACCCTTTTACCGCATCCTGTACGTGCAGGTGCTCATCGCCATCGTCATCGGCGTGCTGCTTGGGCACTTCAAGCCCGACCTTGCCGTGCAGATGAAGCCGCTCGGCGATGCGTTCATCAAACTGATCAAGATGATCATCGGTCCGGTGATCTTCTGTACCGTCGTGACCGGCATCGCCGGCATGGAAGACATGAAGAAGGTCGGCCGCGTCGGCGGCAAGGCCCTGATCTACTTCGAGATCGTCTCGACGCTCGCGCTGATCATCGGTCTGGCCGCGACTCACATCCTTAAGCCGGGTGCGGGCTTCAACGTCGACATCAACTCGCTCGATCCGAAGGCGATCGCCGGCTATGCCGCGAAGGCGGCACATGGCGAGACGTTCGTCGACTTCCTGCTTCACCTGATTCCGAGCACGATCACCGACGCGTTCGCCAAGGGTGAAATTCTGCAGATCCTCGTGATCGCGATTCTGTTCGGCGCCGCGCTGGGCGCGATCGGCGAGCGTGGCCGCGTGGTCACGAACTGGATCGACAGCGTGTCGGGCGTGCTCTTTCGCGTGGTGCACATCATCACCAAGGTGGCGCCGCTGGGCGCCTTCGGTGCGATGGCCTTCACGATCGGCAAGTACGGTATCGCCTCGCTGGTGCCGCTGGCCAAGCTCATGGGCACGTTCTACCTCACGGCGTTCCTGTTCGTGATCGTGGTGCTCGGGCTGATTGCCAAGTTCACCGGCTTCTCGATCTTCCGCTACCTCGCTTATATCAAGGAGGAACTGTTGATCGTGCTGGGGACCAGCTCGTCGGAAGCCGCACTCCCGCACCTCATGGAAAAGATGGAGAAGGCCGGTTGCTCGAAGTCGGTGGTCGGTCTGGTGATTCCGACCGGCTACTCGTTCAACCTCGACGGCACGAACATCTACATGACGATGGCGGTGCTGTTCATCGCGCAGGCCACCAACATCGACCTGACCTGGGGCCAGCAGCTCACGCTGCTCGCCGTGGCGATGCTGACCTCGAAGGGCGCCTCGGGCGTGACCGGCGCCGGCTTCATCACGCTGGCCGCCACGCTCGCCGTGATTCCGACGATCCCGGTGGCCGGTATGGTGCTGATTCTCGGTATCGACCGCTTCATGAGCGAATGCCGCGCGCTGACGAACCTCGTCGGCAACGGCGTGGCCACGATCGTCGTGTCGGCCTGGGAGAAGGAGCTCGATCGCAAGAAGCTGGCCGACGCGATGGCTGGCAAGCAAGGTCCGGAGCTGGCCTGA
- a CDS encoding N-formylglutamate amidohydrolase, whose amino-acid sequence MSRQVTEGRYFVEAPQRGSANCAKDLPLVIDAPHSGHVFPPDFDTIAPAAAILACGDAYVDELWSVATHHGATLVGALFPRAYIDPNRAEHDIDPELLASLWPHDARPQAYSERGVGLLHRFAAPNVPLYDRRLTVAEVERRIHDYYLPYRHALRDALDAAWQRHGVVWHLDCHSMSSRGGALDPDAGMSRPDIVVSDGDGTTADPAFSRWVIAALTRLGYRVAYNTPYRGGDLVRHFGRPAERRHSVQIELSQALYLNESHGEKHDGFSTLQSQLGQFAAALAAYAEQHSEEV is encoded by the coding sequence ATGTCCCGTCAGGTCACCGAGGGCCGGTATTTTGTGGAAGCACCGCAAAGGGGCTCGGCAAACTGCGCAAAGGACCTGCCGCTTGTCATCGACGCGCCGCACAGCGGCCATGTTTTCCCGCCCGACTTCGACACCATTGCGCCGGCTGCGGCGATTCTCGCGTGTGGCGACGCCTACGTGGACGAACTGTGGTCGGTCGCCACCCATCACGGCGCGACGCTTGTCGGCGCCCTGTTTCCCCGGGCGTACATCGACCCGAATCGCGCCGAGCATGACATCGATCCCGAATTGCTCGCGAGCCTGTGGCCGCATGACGCGCGTCCGCAGGCCTACAGCGAACGCGGCGTCGGACTGCTGCACCGCTTCGCCGCACCCAATGTGCCGCTGTACGACCGGCGGCTGACGGTGGCCGAAGTCGAGCGCCGCATCCATGACTACTACCTGCCGTATCGACACGCGCTGCGCGATGCCCTTGATGCGGCCTGGCAGCGCCACGGCGTGGTCTGGCATCTGGACTGTCATTCGATGAGCTCGCGCGGCGGCGCGCTGGACCCTGACGCCGGCATGTCGCGCCCCGACATCGTGGTGAGCGACGGCGACGGCACCACGGCCGACCCGGCGTTCTCGCGCTGGGTCATTGCCGCATTGACGCGCCTGGGCTATCGGGTGGCCTACAACACGCCCTATCGCGGTGGCGATCTGGTGCGCCACTTCGGGCGCCCGGCCGAGCGGCGCCACAGTGTGCAGATCGAACTGAGCCAGGCGCTTTACCTGAACGAATCGCACGGCGAGAAGCATGACGGTTTCTCGACGCTGCAATCGCAACTGGGCCAATTCGCGGCGGCACTCGCCGCCTATGCCGAACAACATAGCGAGGAAGTTTGA
- the lipA gene encoding lipoyl synthase encodes MTTVTQNDNANKEVRTIDGEYDATAKQKSQAKTARIPIKIVPVERLKKPEWIRVKAATHTSRFYEIKQILREHNLHTVCEEASCPNIGECFGKGTATFMIMGDKCTRRCPFCDVGHGRPDPLDADEPLNLAKTIAAMRLKYVVITSVDRDDLRDGGAQHFVDCIRHVRELSPQTRIEILTPDFRARLDRALGILNAAPPDVMNHNLETVPRLYKEARPGSDYQHSLTLLKEFKAKHPDVSTKSGLMVGLGETDEEILDVMRDLRAHNVDMLTIGQYLQPSEHHLPVRRYVTPDTFKMFEEEAYKMGFTHAAVGAMVRSSYHADVQAHEAGVADAI; translated from the coding sequence ATGACCACCGTGACTCAGAACGACAACGCGAACAAGGAAGTTCGCACGATCGACGGCGAATACGACGCCACCGCCAAGCAGAAGTCGCAAGCCAAGACGGCGCGCATCCCGATCAAGATCGTGCCGGTCGAGCGTCTGAAGAAGCCGGAATGGATTCGTGTGAAGGCGGCCACGCATACGTCGCGCTTTTACGAAATCAAGCAGATCCTGCGCGAGCACAACCTTCACACGGTGTGCGAAGAGGCGAGCTGCCCGAACATCGGCGAGTGCTTCGGCAAGGGCACGGCCACGTTCATGATCATGGGCGACAAGTGCACGCGCCGCTGCCCGTTCTGCGACGTCGGCCATGGCCGCCCGGATCCGCTCGACGCCGACGAGCCGCTGAACCTCGCGAAGACCATCGCCGCCATGCGTTTGAAGTACGTGGTGATCACGAGCGTGGATCGCGACGATCTGCGCGACGGCGGCGCCCAGCATTTCGTCGACTGCATCCGCCATGTGCGCGAGCTCTCGCCGCAAACCCGCATCGAAATCCTGACGCCGGACTTCCGGGCCCGCCTCGATCGCGCGCTTGGTATTCTCAATGCCGCACCGCCCGATGTGATGAACCACAACCTCGAAACGGTGCCGCGTCTGTACAAGGAAGCGCGTCCGGGTTCGGACTACCAGCATTCGCTCACGCTTCTGAAGGAATTCAAGGCGAAGCATCCCGACGTCTCGACCAAGTCGGGCCTCATGGTCGGCCTGGGCGAAACGGACGAAGAGATCCTCGACGTGATGCGCGATCTGCGTGCACACAACGTCGACATGCTGACCATCGGTCAATACCTCCAGCCGTCCGAGCACCATCTGCCGGTGCGCCGCTACGTCACGCCGGACACGTTCAAGATGTTCGAGGAAGAAGCCTACAAGATGGGCTTCACGCACGCAGCCGTGGGCGCGATGGTGCGTTCGAGCTATCACGCGGACGTGCAGGCACACGAAGCCGGGGTGGCCGACGCCATTTGA
- a CDS encoding sensor histidine kinase, whose protein sequence is MATLYDTLIRACRRDSPASAADARARSPDRRRDEVPIELERTVPMRRWSWIVVMLLASVLFCWLTYALSWQRGVADLRVNAGARVERYAGSLRSTVDRYEFLPYLLSLHPYVHDLLRNPKDRAVVQRANDYLFDVNHRAKASAAYVIDANGLALAASNWREKATFVGQEYRFRPYFIDAIKGALGRFYGVGTTSGEPGYFVSQPILVDGAIRGVVVVKLNLEWFQRAGADASEPVVVADDHGVVFLSSEPRWQYRSLAPLSPEVTAALNSTRQYYNQHITPLAWHEDERLDADGEVVTVRDGRGAGRSRRFLAVQRKLGEPNWTLMYFAPLDQVIANARIAAVAAACLAAFTCLLGVAWNQRRQRVRDMLKSRELLQAAYAELGERVAERTADLQSANERLQTEVQERSRTEHELREAQSELVQASKLVALGQMAAGITHELNQPLSALRSFSDNTRVLLERGEHDAARENLEAIASLTDRMGKITGQLRLFAGRARRGDSEASVRRALENSLMLLRGRLAGIQVATMFADGLDDVRVACEGLRLEQVLINLVGNAIDAVLSVSGTHAPPSIWIDVDADAQWVRIYVRDNGPGISEAHMPRLFEPFFSTKEGGQGMGLGLAISSSIAQENGGQLVARNVPGGGAEFLVTLRRVQRSTSATLA, encoded by the coding sequence ATGGCCACCCTGTACGACACCCTGATCCGCGCATGCCGCCGCGACTCGCCCGCGAGTGCCGCCGACGCGCGCGCGAGGTCACCGGATCGCCGGCGCGACGAAGTCCCCATCGAACTCGAGAGGACCGTGCCGATGCGCCGTTGGTCGTGGATAGTCGTCATGCTGTTGGCGAGCGTCCTGTTCTGCTGGTTGACTTACGCCCTGAGCTGGCAGCGCGGCGTGGCCGATCTGCGCGTGAATGCCGGCGCGCGCGTCGAGCGCTATGCCGGAAGCCTGCGCAGCACCGTCGACCGCTACGAATTCCTGCCCTACCTGTTGTCGCTGCACCCCTATGTGCACGATCTGCTGCGCAATCCCAAAGACCGCGCGGTCGTGCAACGCGCCAACGATTATCTGTTCGATGTGAACCACCGCGCCAAGGCCTCGGCCGCCTACGTGATCGATGCCAATGGCCTCGCCCTGGCAGCGAGCAACTGGCGCGAGAAGGCCACATTCGTCGGACAGGAGTACCGCTTCCGCCCGTATTTCATCGACGCTATCAAGGGCGCGCTCGGCCGGTTCTACGGCGTGGGCACCACCTCAGGCGAGCCGGGCTATTTCGTTTCCCAGCCGATCCTGGTGGATGGCGCGATTCGCGGCGTGGTCGTCGTCAAGTTGAATCTGGAATGGTTCCAGCGCGCGGGCGCCGACGCCTCCGAGCCGGTCGTGGTCGCCGACGATCACGGCGTGGTGTTCCTGTCGTCGGAGCCGCGCTGGCAGTACCGCTCGCTTGCACCGCTCTCTCCCGAGGTGACTGCGGCGCTCAACAGCACGCGCCAGTATTACAACCAGCACATCACGCCGCTGGCATGGCACGAGGATGAGCGGCTCGACGCCGACGGCGAGGTGGTGACCGTGCGCGACGGTCGCGGCGCGGGCAGAAGCCGGCGCTTTCTCGCCGTGCAGCGCAAGCTGGGAGAGCCGAACTGGACGCTCATGTACTTCGCCCCGCTCGACCAGGTGATCGCCAATGCACGGATCGCGGCGGTGGCCGCGGCGTGCCTGGCGGCGTTCACGTGCTTGCTGGGCGTGGCTTGGAATCAGCGTCGCCAGCGGGTGCGCGACATGCTCAAGAGCCGAGAACTGCTCCAGGCCGCGTACGCCGAGCTGGGCGAGCGGGTGGCCGAGCGCACGGCGGACCTGCAATCCGCGAACGAGCGATTGCAGACCGAAGTGCAGGAACGCTCGCGCACGGAGCACGAATTGCGCGAGGCGCAGAGCGAACTCGTGCAGGCGTCGAAACTCGTGGCGCTCGGACAGATGGCCGCCGGCATCACGCACGAGCTCAACCAGCCGCTCTCGGCACTGCGCAGCTTCTCCGACAATACGCGCGTGCTGCTCGAGCGCGGTGAACACGACGCGGCGCGCGAGAACCTCGAGGCCATCGCGTCGCTGACCGATCGCATGGGCAAGATCACGGGACAACTGCGGCTGTTCGCCGGACGCGCGCGGCGCGGCGACTCGGAGGCATCGGTGCGGCGCGCGCTGGAAAATTCGCTGATGTTGCTGCGCGGGCGGCTGGCCGGCATCCAGGTCGCCACCATGTTCGCCGACGGTCTCGACGACGTGCGGGTCGCCTGTGAAGGCTTGCGTCTGGAGCAGGTGCTCATCAATTTGGTGGGCAATGCCATCGACGCCGTGCTGAGCGTGTCGGGCACGCATGCGCCGCCGTCGATCTGGATCGATGTCGACGCCGACGCGCAATGGGTGCGCATTTACGTGCGCGACAATGGGCCGGGCATTTCGGAGGCACATATGCCGCGTCTTTTCGAACCGTTTTTCAGTACCAAGGAGGGCGGGCAGGGCATGGGGCTCGGACTCGCCATTTCATCGTCCATCGCGCAGGAGAACGGCGGCCAGCTGGTGGCGCGCAATGTTCCCGGCGGCGGTGCCGAATTCCTCGTGACGCTGCGCCGCGTACAGCGCAGCACCAGTGCAACCCTCGCATGA
- a CDS encoding ABC transporter ATP-binding protein, translating to MLIEIEHVNKQFPIPGGVVDALKDIDLNIAAGEFVCLLGPSGCGKSTLLNALAGFVQPSSGTIRIDGRAGAAAEPGPDRGMVFQEYALFPWMTVAQNIAFGLEIKGMKRAEINERVDLLLGKLNLREFRDRFPRDLSGGMRQRVAIARVLALDSPILLMDEPFGALDALTRRTLQDELLRIWEEFKKTIIFVTHSIEESIYLADRVVVMTYRPGTVKQDVVIDLPRPRDTAGSEFNELKKTLAQMVMEEQMRFAQSEIRGVTAD from the coding sequence ATGCTCATCGAAATCGAACACGTCAACAAGCAGTTCCCCATTCCCGGCGGCGTCGTCGACGCGCTCAAGGACATCGACCTGAATATCGCCGCGGGCGAGTTCGTCTGCCTGCTTGGCCCCTCGGGTTGCGGCAAGTCGACGCTGCTCAACGCGCTGGCAGGCTTCGTGCAGCCGAGCTCGGGCACGATCCGCATCGACGGGCGCGCCGGTGCGGCCGCCGAGCCGGGCCCGGATCGCGGCATGGTGTTCCAGGAGTACGCGCTGTTCCCGTGGATGACCGTGGCGCAGAACATCGCGTTCGGGCTGGAGATCAAGGGCATGAAGCGCGCCGAGATCAACGAGCGCGTGGACCTGCTGCTCGGCAAGCTCAACCTGCGCGAATTCCGCGACCGGTTTCCGCGCGATCTGTCCGGCGGCATGCGCCAGCGCGTGGCGATCGCCCGCGTGCTCGCGCTCGACAGCCCGATCCTGCTCATGGACGAGCCGTTCGGTGCGCTCGACGCGCTCACGCGCCGCACGCTGCAGGACGAGCTGCTGCGCATCTGGGAGGAATTCAAGAAGACGATCATTTTCGTCACACACAGCATCGAGGAGTCGATCTATCTGGCCGACCGGGTCGTCGTCATGACGTACCGGCCGGGCACCGTCAAGCAGGACGTGGTCATCGATCTGCCCCGTCCGCGCGACACGGCGGGCAGCGAATTCAACGAACTGAAGAAGACGTTGGCCCAGATGGTGATGGAGGAGCAAATGCGCTTTGCGCAAAGCGAGATTCGCGGCGTCACCGCGGATTGA
- a CDS encoding IclR family transcriptional regulator: protein MDYTVASVDTALTLLSLVGECPGLGVTELAQRAGLNKSRAFRLLATLEQHRWVVREGSPVTYVLGAQALVLGVAGHEQVNLVKVAHRHLQSLNRALNENIQLRVRDGLESLCVARVESTHELRVHGVVGNRRPLYVGASGRVLLAFASDDVRAQVLGRPRKRFTAGTLIERDELAAELLNVRRQDCAVSFGELAPEAVSVAVPVRDASGEVIASLSASGPSSRMTRALLPDISSRLSACAAEISAALGYQTPVPEALSA, encoded by the coding sequence ATGGACTACACAGTCGCTTCGGTCGACACGGCGCTCACGCTGCTGTCGCTGGTCGGGGAATGCCCCGGCCTGGGTGTGACGGAACTGGCGCAGCGCGCCGGTCTCAACAAATCGCGGGCGTTTCGTCTGTTGGCGACGCTGGAACAACACCGCTGGGTGGTGCGCGAGGGGAGTCCGGTGACCTATGTGCTGGGCGCGCAGGCGCTGGTGCTCGGCGTGGCCGGGCACGAGCAGGTGAATCTCGTGAAGGTGGCGCATCGTCACCTCCAGTCCCTTAACCGGGCGCTCAACGAAAACATCCAACTGCGCGTGCGCGATGGCCTCGAGTCGCTGTGCGTGGCGCGCGTCGAATCGACGCACGAACTGCGCGTGCACGGCGTGGTCGGCAATCGCCGACCGCTGTACGTCGGCGCCTCGGGACGCGTGTTGCTTGCGTTCGCCTCGGATGACGTGCGTGCACAGGTGCTTGGCCGACCCCGCAAGCGATTCACGGCCGGCACGCTCATCGAGCGAGACGAACTGGCGGCCGAGTTGCTCAATGTGCGACGTCAGGATTGCGCCGTGAGCTTCGGCGAACTCGCGCCTGAGGCCGTGTCCGTGGCCGTGCCGGTGCGCGACGCTTCCGGTGAAGTCATCGCCTCCCTGTCGGCGTCGGGACCTTCGTCGCGCATGACGCGTGCCCTGCTGCCCGATATCTCGTCACGCCTGTCGGCATGCGCCGCCGAAATCTCGGCTGCCCTCGGTTACCAGACGCCGGTGCCGGAAGCCCTTTCGGCCTGA
- a CDS encoding TlpA family protein disulfide reductase, which produces MSTSTSRKSPLGKIVAVAIVAVVAIAAYFTFAGQKRAPDATFTLLSGQKLGTEQLKGKVYLVNFWATSCTTCMKEMPTMVQTYEKYKGRGLEFVAVAMSYDPPMYVVNYAQSRQLPFKVAMDSDGSVAKQYGNVQLTPTTFVVDRDGKVLKQYVGEPEYAELDKLIEKALAKQA; this is translated from the coding sequence ATGAGCACCTCGACCTCCCGCAAGTCTCCGCTTGGCAAGATCGTCGCTGTGGCGATCGTCGCCGTCGTCGCGATTGCCGCCTACTTCACGTTCGCCGGTCAGAAGCGCGCCCCGGACGCCACCTTCACGCTGCTCTCGGGCCAGAAGCTCGGCACCGAGCAACTCAAGGGCAAGGTCTACCTCGTCAATTTCTGGGCGACGAGCTGCACGACCTGCATGAAGGAAATGCCCACGATGGTGCAGACGTACGAGAAGTACAAGGGCCGGGGTCTGGAGTTCGTGGCGGTGGCCATGAGTTACGACCCGCCGATGTATGTGGTGAATTACGCGCAATCGCGTCAGTTGCCGTTCAAGGTCGCCATGGACTCGGACGGCAGCGTGGCAAAGCAGTACGGGAACGTACAGCTCACGCCCACGACCTTCGTGGTGGACCGTGACGGCAAGGTGCTCAAGCAGTACGTTGGCGAGCCGGAATACGCGGAACTCGACAAGCTTATCGAGAAGGCGCTGGCCAAACAGGCCTGA